One window of the Eucalyptus grandis isolate ANBG69807.140 chromosome 6, ASM1654582v1, whole genome shotgun sequence genome contains the following:
- the LOC104452243 gene encoding putative UPF0481 protein At3g02645: MAIDVLFLLEFLQIYAIKEGKMLSRVSSRMSHLVDFARRKSAHNAILRDIVMLENQIPLFILRKMLEFQCASLDEADDMLLTMLMGFYKEVSPFKPMEALPNIQVSVCAHLLDFLFDIIVPKVEGQPEIIEEEGNGEDKKDKGRSPLASSSSGTTYIKQLCDAIWNLLSKLNNDPIKMLKRLLFSKPVKVLLKLPWTILFKLPFFSVLAQPLESLFSSQEKRDGKSENESSNPYKPPSVEEVAIPSVSDLSNVGVRFVATNGNLSSIGFDTKMATLYLPAISLDVNSAEFMRNPVAYEASNASGPLVFTRYTELMNGIIDSDEDVKLLREKGVILNRLKSDEEVAKLWNSMSKSIRLTKVPFLDKAIEDVNKYYNGRWKVKLGKFMKLYVFGTWQFLALLAAIALLLLMTLEAFCSVYNCFRIFHIKTTGI; this comes from the coding sequence ATGGCCATTGACGTGCTGTTCTTGCTTGAGTTCCTCCAAATCTACGCAATCAAAGAAGGTAAGATGCTCTCGAGGGTCTCATCGAGGATGTCACATTTGGTCGATTTTGCAAGGAGGAAGTCCGCACACAATGCCATCCTTAGGGACATAGTCATGCTAGAGAATCAAATCCCACTTTTCATATTGAGGAAGATGTTAGAATTCCAATGCGCGTCCCTCGATGAAGCCGATGACATGTTGCTCACGATGCTAATGGGGTTTTACAAGGAAGTCTCACCTTTCAAACCGATGGAGGCATTGCCCAATATACAAGTCTCCGTCTGTGCCCACTTGCTAGACTTCTTGTTTGACATCATAGTACCCAAAGTGGAGGGACAACCCGAGATCATCGAGGAGGAAGGTAACGGCGAGGACAAGAAAGACAAGGGACGATCACCTTTGGCCTCGTCTAGCAGTGGCACGACTTACATCAAGCAACTTTGCGATGCAATTTGGAATTTGCTCTCCAAGTTGAACAATGACCCAATTAAAATGCTCAAGAGGCTGCTTTTTTCAAAACCAGTGAAGGTACTGTTGAAATTGCCATGGACTATTCTCTTTAAACTCCCATTTTTCTCGGTCTTGGCACAGCCTCTTGAGTCCTTATTCTCATCTCAAGAAAAACGAGATGGCAAGTCAGAAAATGAAAGTAGTAACCCTTATAAGCCACCTTCAGTTGAGGAGGTTGCAATCCCCTCGGTCTCTGACCTATCCAATGTAGGAGTCCGTTTCGTAGCCACCAATGGTAACCTCTCTAGCATCGGTTTCGACACCAAGATGGCAACACTTTACTTGCCTGCCATAAGTCTGGACGTGAACTCGGCGGAATTCATGAGAAACCCAGTCGCTTACGAGGCATCAAACGCATCAGGCCCGTTGGTCTTCACACGCTACACTGAACTCATGAACGGCATTATAGACTCGGACGAGGACGTGAAGCTgttgagagagaaaggggtCATTTTGAACCGACTGAAGAGCGACGAGGAGGTCGCAAAGCTGTGGAACAGCATGAGCAAGTCAATCCGGTTGACAAAAGTGCCCTTCTTGGACAAGGCGATCGAGGACGTGAACAAGTACTACAACGGGAGGTGGAAGGTCAAGCTCGGCAAGTTCATGAAGCTGTACGTATTTGGCACATGGCAATTCCTGGCATTGCTGGCTGCGATTGCACTCTTGCTGCTCATGACATTGGAAGCCTTTTGCTCGGTCTATAACTGTTTTCGCATATTTCATATCAAAACCACAGGCATATGA